In a single window of the Pieris rapae chromosome 9, ilPieRapa1.1, whole genome shotgun sequence genome:
- the LOC123689453 gene encoding mitochondrial basic amino acids transporter-like: MALDFVAGCIGGCAGIIIGHPLDTLKVHIQSGRGSVSKCTKALLKGGTLANAYRGVGAPLGGIAAINAIVFGSYGNTIRAMPNPESLVAHGFAGGVAGILQSTVCTPVELIKTRQQLAKPGEMMPTGAWSGARYVIRTSGYRGLFRGFGITVLRDCPGFTMYFMSYEAMTRGNQDAMRVFMGGGVAGALSWIVSYPVDVIKSRLQGDVVQKYAGAWDCFTQSLRTDGWRCLTRGLGPVLLRAFLSNGACFTAVAWTERIWQQIIYPPVTSFHKSKSVKDSPDYVYDT, from the exons atggcaCTTGATTTCGTTGCTGGTTGTATTGGAG GTTGTGCGGGAATTATAATAGGGCATCCTTTAGACACTTTAAAAGTACACATACAGTCAGGTAGAGGAAGTGTTTCAAAATGTACGAAGGCATTGTTAAAAGGTGGAACTTTAGCAAATGCTTACCGGGGTGTTGGAGCACCTTTAGGCGGAATAGCGGCAATCAATGCCATTGTCTTTGGCTCCTACGGTAACACGATAAGAGCAATGCCTAATCCAGAGTCTCTTGTAGCCCATGGATTTGCTGGAGGAGTAGCTGGAATCCTTCAAAGTACTGTTTGCACACCTGTTGagttaattaaaacaagaCAGCAGCTTGCAAAGCCTGGTGAAATGATGCCAACTGGTGCGTGGTCTGGAGCCCGTTATGTAATAAGAACTAGCGGATATAGGGGCTTATTCCGAGGATTTGGAATAACAGTGCTTCGTGACTGTCCGGGGTTCACCATGTATTTTATGTCTTATGAAGCAATGACTCGCGGAAATCAAGATGCCATGAGAGTGTTTATGGGAGGCGGAGTTGCTGGGGCACTTTCGTGGATAGTTTCGTACCCTGTAGACGTAATTAAGTCGAGATTGCAAGGCGACGTAGTCCAGAAGTATGCTGGTGCATGGGACTGCTTTACACAATCATTACGGACGGATGGTTGGCGTTGTTTGACCCGTGGTCTTGGACCTGTGCTTTTACGGGCGTTTCTTAGTAACGGAGCCTGTTTTACTGCTGTAGCATGGACAGAACGCATCTGGCAGCAAATAATTTATCCTCCAGTCACCTCTTTTCATAAATCTAAGAGCGTCAAAGATAGCCCGGACTATGTTTACGATACGTGA